One window of Candidatus Mycobacterium wuenschmannii genomic DNA carries:
- a CDS encoding nitroreductase family deazaflavin-dependent oxidoreductase, producing the protein MSDPRPPRYLKPMNKLMMAVQRLGIPTGPAMVLTVPGRRSGKPRSTPMTPFRYDGGLYVVAGYPGADWAANARAAGAGTLSRGRRSRPVRIVELTAAQARPILRAFPAEVPVGVSFAKSSGMVVDGTPEEFEALAGRIAVFRFDALSGQS; encoded by the coding sequence GTGTCTGATCCCCGTCCACCGCGTTACCTCAAGCCGATGAACAAGCTGATGATGGCGGTGCAGCGGCTCGGCATTCCGACCGGGCCCGCGATGGTGCTGACCGTGCCCGGGCGCAGGTCGGGCAAGCCGCGCAGCACGCCGATGACGCCGTTTCGCTACGACGGCGGTCTTTACGTTGTCGCCGGCTATCCCGGCGCGGACTGGGCGGCCAACGCCCGGGCCGCCGGCGCCGGCACGCTCAGTCGTGGCCGCCGGTCACGCCCGGTACGCATCGTGGAACTGACTGCCGCACAGGCCCGTCCGATTCTCCGGGCGTTTCCCGCCGAGGTGCCCGTCGGTGTCAGTTTCGCCAAGAGTTCGGGCATGGTGGTCGACGGGACGCCTGAGGAGTTCGAGGCGTTGGCCGGACGCATCGCGGTGTTCCGCTTCGATGCGCTCAGCGGTCAAAGCTGA